The sequence below is a genomic window from Theobroma cacao cultivar B97-61/B2 chromosome 6, Criollo_cocoa_genome_V2, whole genome shotgun sequence.
CAAAACTCATtctttctcattcattaatttcttttttccttactTTCTCTCTTACAAAATgatttctcattcattaaaatGACGTTTGGTACTTTACAATATAATATGATTGCAAGTAATGTGATTATAGAGAAAATAACATTACAGTGTTTAGTATATAAGTAAagcaataattaaaatataaaaaaaataacattacagTTTTTGGTTTACAAGTATTTTAATGAGATTGTAAtgtcaattttcaaaattatctctatttattaaaatgtaagtttaatatacttgtatttttttcttgttaatttttatataatatcatctcttagatatatttttaatgtcatatgttttatttttattataattttatatattttattttcatttcttaatataattttctgtactatatattttattttaatttctttttcctttaaaagataatataaatttattaataagcaCTAAGGCAActaagaataataaaaagacaTTCTTGAaatctatataaaaaataaattataaaatatttttaataaagtaacaaagttgaaaggtaaaaatatCATTACTAATATTGCAAAATGCAATGTAATCTGATTACATTGGTTTTAAActacaatcacattacatccatTAACTGTAATGTAATTGCATTGCAATATTACATTGCAGTggtttattataaaataaatactgtaatgtaatttaattagacaCGTTGTAAAGAGTGTGCTCTCACTTCCTATATACCAAACGCTACctaatttttttcccttatttGTCTCTcatatttccttttctctctcacaAAACATTTCTGGTTAATAATACATGGTGTTATTGAAGTATTTGTgttttgtccttttttttgttttcttgtatCTTTTATTGGTCTCATAGCAAAATTTGATCCTTTTTCTCAAAAGATCATCTCTTTGTCTTTCCGTTTGGTTTCTTTGGCTTTTGTTtgggttttttgttttgttttttttctaggaggaaatcaaagtaaaatcttatttccatcagaTCTCAACCCAAGGCCAGATTCATTTGCTTTTCTTGTTGGAACAACAACGAGCAAAAAGATTCATCTATTTTTCTCCTTGTTTTGATTTATCTACGAACCCGAAACCATGATTCATCTGCTTTTCTTGCTGGAACAATTtgtgagagaaagaggaattaagagagggaagaaaaaaaaattaatgaatgagaaatgttttATGAGAGAAAAAGTAacgaaaaaaaatttaatgaatgagaaagaATGAGTTTTGAAACCAATGAGTCTTAATATCATTACTAGTGAGAGTACACATAGTATCATATTATTGAAAGGGCAAGAGAAGGGGCACCCATTCGTAGCAGGAGATTTTCATTCAATCTTCGGTAGGGGTTTAAATCTCCTCTCCTTCCTTTTTAGTAGTCCTTAATTACTTTTCACCCTTCCTCCAAAAAAAACATTATAGAAGGTATACGTACAATTTTAatacagattttttttttatcataaagtAGTATGTAGAAAATTGGAAGGTTTTAGTGACTAACATATATTCAATGTTCATATATAGAATGGTTAAATTCTTAGTGTTATTGATATCAGAAAAGTACTACCATACAGCTGGTTGGAATTCTCCCTCTAACAAATGATCAGTACCGAACCACTAGCTGTCTTAATGGAGGAAGGAAAACTTATTCTCCCCGCCTCTCTCtcatttgaaaattactttttatctACGAGAAAAAGGGTTCAGGAAATAAAGctaaattgatatttttttttcatttcttcccAATACTAATTAAATGCAGCCATATATGAGATAAAAACTCTAATTTCCCAATTTCAGCAAAGGatgcaaaataaaaacatgggCATAGATTCCATGCCACTAATATGTGGATTGTGTTCTCCTTTATCTCCCGTGAGCACTGTTTCAGTAATTACACAGTAGTATAGTATTGGAAGATATGAAAATGTTTGTCCTAAGCAACAACTGGCATATAATTACTGCTGCTGGTTTCAAGAAACTTGGCGCTGCGGAACAACTTGACAAGTTGTTCATCACTTTGACTGGGCTGACAAAGGTTTCAAATAATTTGACACCAAGAATCTTCACTCATCGAAATCTACGGAAAAACTCATactgccaaaaaaaaaaaaaccaccgTGAatgtatttgattttaagggAACATGCAtgaatatacatacatattgATCATGATCAATTGTTCCCTTAAACTTACGTCAAACAGCAACTCATCCAAGGACCATGTTCTATGTTTCTCCTAAATATGTGGAGCTCGATCTTACAACAAGTGGAAGAAAAacaattacttaattaaatggtttatatatagtataatatataaaaaaagaattgatcTACTACTAATTCATTACCCTATTAGTCAAATATTCAATCATTGAGCGCTGTCAAAGTGttagtatatattaatttatagtaTTATTGTATAAAGCGTAActtgcaaaaagaaaatgcataaattttctcaagtGGTCTAATAAAATACAGTCGTCAATGATGGAGTGAGTTGAGCGGAATCAAAACCCGGCTGTAATCTTGTCTCTGGTTCCAGCACGTGAATGAATAAAAACCCATGCAAGAGGAAAGACTTTCTCCTATTCCTTATATGCGTGCTTTGACGAagaattcttttgtttttccctGTTTACATACCAAAGGGTTTTGCTTTGACGAAGACTTCGGTCCGACCAGACTGCAAATCTGCCTTTTAACAGTCAACATGCTACGGTTTCTCCAATAAGTGTACAAAGCCCCCAACCCCACCTTTTTGGTATTGGTCCCCTCACCTTTTCCCTATATAAAACCATTTCCTCCCAAACCCTCCAACCACATTGCAACTTGCATGACATATCTCTAGCGCAATACCAAACTTTCAAGCAAAGAATTAGCTGTTAACTCCAGTTTTTCTGTATTCGTTTTTGTTCAATTTCCTCGATGGCGGCTACTGCTACATCTCAAGAAGATGTTAAAGTGGTGCTTATCGATACTCAGTACGTTGAAACTGACCCCGTCAGCTTCAAGTCTGTAGTTCAAAGGCTTACAGGCAAGGATTCTTGCGTTGCATGGATAGAGGAGAGCTCGTTTTCCGGTGGAAAGACCGAAACAAGGGTTGCCCTAAAAGGTGCAGCGCCTGAGAGATCATGCGGCCCTCTCGGAGGCGGCTTTGGTGGTGGTGTTTCGATGTTAACTAAGGGTTTATCCTTCAAGGACTTGGATAGAATGATCTTGGAGGCGCCGCCTGTGGACGAGTTGAACTGGTTGTGGGCTAACTAGCTAGAATTAATCTGCATTATTTTCAGatgtgtatgtatatatatatatattcatttttcttttttatgatttctgtatcaattaattttgattctttaaattaataatgaagtttttgttcaatttagagTAGTTCCTGGAGGTTAGAGGAATGGTTTTTACCCTCTTGGATTCTAATCAAACTGGGTTAACAGTACAAAAGTAGTACTAAATGCATATCAATATTaggagctttttttttattttggagtGTAGTCGACATAGCTCTAGGGTCGTAGAATGAGTGGTGGTTCAAGACCCCACGCCTCCACGGCATGCATAAGCAAATAGCAAGCAAGATTCCGcgttcaaaaatattttatccataaaattaattaaaaatacaaatgcGATTAtatttggaagaaaaaaaatttctattatTGGAAAACAATTagtgaattaatttttatagtaAAATAATAACACCAGCTATAGTGCACAcacatccaaaaaaaaaaagctagaCTGGTTTCACCAATAGAGAAAAAGTATATAATAACCCATGGTAAATATTGCTAaggagttttcttttttcttgttttattgGAGTAACAAATTCCTTTAAAGACAAAGAAACACATTAAAATCATCATGAAGTAGGGGCCTTGGGGAGGGGGGAGAGAGCGGGAGGTGAGGCTAGGGTGCTGGGATTTTCATCTGGGGCTAGAGGGGTTCGCAATgcaaaaagagaaggaaaggCAATGGGATTTAGGAGAACAAATATCTCTGTAGGACTATCCTTCTCTTCTTTTGAATTAAGCCACAGTCAATTTATTGATAAGGGCGGAAGACCACTGTTTCGTGGAAGGGCTGGGAAGCGTCACGGCGTTGCGTTATCATGAAGAACCGACGTACTGGTTTGGTTTTATTGAGGCAACAATGCTAAACCGGTAGAGATTTGGTCTTGCGAGGGAATTGAATCAAATTAGCTTTCGTTTTTTGTTCAGCAAACCCACAACTGGTCCTACTTTTGGATAGGTTTTTAGTTTTGCTGCAATGTGTTCTATGATGCCGTTTCTGGTGAAGGGCTGACAATATCTTTATGGGTGGCTGCAATTTTTGGATGAAACTGTACAAATCTTATCCAGCCTAAATCAATATTTCATGCCATAACAAGTCTCTCTCCACCTTGGGCTTAAGACTTGAAATGCCAGGATTGATTGCtggatttaataaaaattgcttttcaaaaaaaaaaaaattatccaaaagaagagaaaactGAAAATCAACTTAATCGAATAAGAATACTAAAATAGATAACACAAACATATATAGATAAGATAAAATCGGTTAATTGGAGCTACTTGAAAAGATACGGTTAAATATGATTGCAAGTGTACTGTCAACATtacaattatttaaaaaaaaattaaagtttcattttaattgatatttttattttttactaaaataataaaaatatcaaccaagcaaaatttaagaatattttttattctatttaaaatttatattcgACTTGTCTATGCATTATAGAACTTTTAATATGGAATTTCAGCTTATagctaattaattatttttgtagAAATTAACTAAAAAACGTCTTTTCAAAATCTTGTTAATTTGACCCAATTACATTAACAACTTTTGCAGTAGAGAAGCCAACTCTTTACAAGCTAGGACAACAAAAGGCACTCAATTAGGTGGTCAATGGCATCTATAATCCCATTAAAACAGAAGCAACTTCCATcgcaaaaatggaaaaaaaaaaaacaaaatggcaCTGTAAAGAGAGCAAGGTAGCTCAGTGACCTCAAATAAACAGAAAATCGTAATATTTTTTAGATGGATAAACCCAAAACTTCCATGCATATTGGCCCATTAAGCTGGGCCATTTAATGCTGACAAACAGGCTCGTCCCATGGGCTACCCTACTACCTTTGGGCTTCTTTACCCCATTTAGTCGAGTTCAGTCTGCCATTTCCCTTCCATCATTGCCTGAGATACGTTTTAGCGAGAAAATTAGTATATGATTAAGCTGTACCGACCAGCCCTTAATTAAATATTGtcaatttattcaattaacCCCTCAAGTTCCTTCCtgcaaaatatattatttaatcatcaatttttcttttggaaaaatcatcaaatttcaatatcccattcaatttaatttaatttattttaaacacTTACATTAAATCAAAACTTGAATTGTTAGGACGATATAATCTGGAAACTCGGATTACATAACAGTAACCGTCCTCACCTTTCAATAATCTCTCAATTGTTGATGAATACCCAATCTGATTTCATCTTTCTTGATACAATTAACCATGATAAAAGGATTTTACCAGGTAAGCACGGACGACTAGCAGGCACTTTCGCATAATTACCTTTTactaattctttttcttcaaaggGTTATGCTAACATTTATTGATGGGGCAATTCATGCACCATCACCATCATAGTGCCAAGATGTACAACGCCGGGCTGGAGAAATTTTCCTTTGAAGAATTTCCCTTTGggcaatatatatattgaagaaTTTTCAAttctgatgatgatgatgatttaaCTGGGTCTTGCCTAGCTACTACAAgtactaattaattaacttcaTCTAGTGGTCGCATCTCAATATCTTTCCTTTTAAATGAAGCATGGATCTCTGATTTGGAAGGAGTTGCGGGAAGGATCGGCACCTCACAAAGTGGAATGCTTCTATTGGCGATTGTTGAAAGGGAGGCTGGCGGTCAGACAAAGAACTTCATTAACCaaaattatgtttatggtCTTTTGTGTAAATCAGGTATGGAATCCATTAACCACTTATTTTTTTCGTGCACTAAGACTTGGAAATTGTGGTATTGGTGCTCTGGGTTTTGGAATGTTAAATGGGTAGTGCATGAAGACCCAATGATATGCTTCCAATCTTGGTATGAGTTAGGGCATGGCATGAGAAATGGGAAGGTGTGGAAGATGGTTTTTTATGCCATTGCTTGGTCTATTTGGCTTTTCCGTAATGAAGTTGATTTCAAAGGAAAAGGGAACAGTGTTGAGACATTTGATCTTATTAAATTGAGATTAGCATGGTGGGTGAAAGCCAAATGGCCTAAGCTTAATCTCTGTGTAATTCATTTAGTTAGAGATCTTAGATGTGGTTTAAACACTCTCCAAGACTAAGAAAGCTAAACAGATTATAATGTGGGAAGAACCACCGCTAGGGAGTTTGAAATTCAACATTGATGCAGCTTGTAAGGGATGTATGGGAGAGGCCGGAATAAGGGGTGTTCTCAAGGATGATAAGGGCAGCATGTTACTTATCTTTTCTAAAGTAGTGGGAGTGATGGACTCGAACGCTGCTGAACTGATGGCACTGTGGGAAGGATTCCAGATCATAGTTGCTTCAGATTGGGCAAGGTCACACAATATTATTTTCGAGAGCAACTCCCATAATGCTATAATATGGGTTTTAAACCCACATCAAGTTTCATGGAGAATGAGAAGCACTATAATGAAGACTGAGGGGCTTAAATTAAAGATTGTAAGCTGGAGTGTGAGGCAAGTGCCATGGTCCGCATACGGCAAACGAGGTGGCTGACAACCTTGCAAAGACAAGTATAGGTAGGCAAAGTAAGTTGATGTGGTATAGTGGGGAAGATGTTAATGTTGATAGTGAAGGTGGTGATTAGTCAAGTCCCATCTTGTTTCAGCTGGAGATTTTTTTGACACCAACAGAAGGCCATCTAGGCCACTCTTTTTTTGTATTCTGTATATATTATTGAGATCAATACAaagagctttttttttaaaaaaaaaaagtatggatttaaaatgcattctcatcacatatatattttgtattaaaaattaattaatagagaATATAAGAGTTATCAAACTAAAATTCTAGCTcattaattgaattatatcAAAGAGCTTTTGATTTGATCCTACATCAAGTCACCACtaacctaaaaattttgaagttatATGAGATAATTGGCCCCCGAATAATATTGGGTTCTACATCTTAGATGGGCGCCACCGTGTATGCAATGAGGTAAGATCCTTTTGCCTGCAAGAAATTCAGCCTATAACCAATAACCATTCTTGcttttcaattcttttcaATCAGCTTATCTTATCATGATAACCTTTGTTGCAAAACTAATATTAGCCATTGTTTGTCTGCCCTTCCTTTTCAAAGTAAAATCCATTCAACAGTCCACTTCTCGGGAAATTAATTGGGTGATAATTTCTTACATTTTTAAACCAATTCCTGCTAGATGGGTCTGGAATCCCTGGAAAGAAGCATGTCTTTGGGCAAACATATTCATGTATAAGTACTATTGATCAAACCTTTCATGCATTGAACCTTCAATAACCCCTTTTTTCTTCCATGAATAGGTGCTTCCTCTTTTGTACCAAAATGTCTTTAACAAAAGTATGTCTCTTTGGTAATCTTCTTTCTGATATCTCTCAGTTCTCTTGGAtatgaaagagaaagagaaagagaaaaaagatggCATTGACCAGCTAACAAAGGACATGTTGGTCTTCTATTTTGTATTGATTTATATCGGTGGAATTTAGAGATATGTATCTTTCTTTTGCCCTCTACTTTTTTTAGCATAGAGAgatctagagagagagagagagagagagagagaaagcttNACTTTTTTTAGCATAGAGAgatctagagagagagagagagagagagagagaagttgGTTTCTTAAAGCACCGAAAATGAGATAGAAATATTC
It includes:
- the LOC18596493 gene encoding VQ motif-containing protein 10 — translated: MAATATSQEDVKVVLIDTQYVETDPVSFKSVVQRLTGKDSCVAWIEESSFSGGKTETRVALKGAAPERSCGPLGGGFGGGVSMLTKGLSFKDLDRMILEAPPVDELNWLWAN